A window from Methanobrevibacter sp. V74 encodes these proteins:
- the rpl12p gene encoding 50S ribosomal protein P1 produces the protein MEYIYAAMILHSAEKDINEENVKSIIEAAGIEADDARIKALIAALEDVDIDEAMETTAMAAAPAAAPAATEAAVEEEEEEEEEEEASEEEAAAGLGALFG, from the coding sequence ATGGAATATATATATGCGGCAATGATTTTGCACAGTGCAGAAAAAGATATTAACGAAGAAAATGTTAAAAGTATTATTGAAGCAGCAGGAATTGAAGCTGATGATGCTAGAATCAAAGCTTTAATTGCAGCTTTAGAAGATGTCGACATCGACGAAGCTATGGAAACTACTGCAATGGCAGCGGCACCTGCAGCTGCACCTGCAGCAACTGAAGCAGCTGTAGAAGAAGAGGAAGAAGAAGAGGAAGAAGAAGAAGCTTCTGAAGAAGAAGCCGCAGCTGGATTAGGTGCTCTCTTCGGATAG
- a CDS encoding 50S ribosomal protein L11: protein MAKDTVEVLIEGGTATPGPPLGPALGPLGINMMQVVEEINKKSADFAGMKVPVIISVDRDTKEFEIEIGTPPTTALIMEELGIEKASHEPGLDIVNDVPIETALKIARMKFDSLLANDYKAGVKEVMGTCVSMGLSVDGKDPREAQKDVDAGVYDDILTE, encoded by the coding sequence ATGGCTAAAGATACAGTCGAAGTTCTTATCGAAGGTGGAACCGCTACTCCAGGACCACCATTAGGGCCTGCTTTAGGACCTCTCGGTATTAACATGATGCAAGTTGTAGAAGAAATCAACAAAAAAAGCGCTGACTTTGCAGGAATGAAAGTGCCTGTGATTATTAGTGTTGATAGAGATACTAAAGAATTTGAAATTGAAATTGGTACTCCTCCAACTACTGCACTTATCATGGAAGAATTAGGCATCGAAAAAGCTTCTCATGAACCAGGTTTAGACATTGTTAATGATGTTCCTATCGAAACCGCTTTAAAAATTGCTAGAATGAAATTTGATTCATTACTTGCTAACGATTACAAAGCTGGTGTTAAAGAAGTTATGGGGACCTGTGTAAGTATGGGATTATCTGTTGATGGTAAAGACCCAAGAGAAGCTCAAAAAGACGTAGATGCTGGAGTATACGATGATATTTTAACTGAATAA
- the ftsZ gene encoding cell division protein FtsZ: MKFIDDAIKESEERMEEKTPDKLSSNIDDDLIELIKEAKTNIFVIGAGGAGNNTISRLNEMGIEGATTIAVNTDAQDLFYSQSSKKILLGRQTSKGLGAGGEPSVGEECAEESEDEIREELEGADMVFVTCGLGGGTGTGSAPIISKLAKKLGALTVAVATMPFSAEGIKRRDNAEQGLEKLQESADTVIIIPNDKLLEVAPNLPLNKAFMVSDEILGRAVKGITELITKKGLVSLDFADIKSIMGGSGMAMIGMGESESGDRALESVHEALSSPLLDIDISNATGALVNITGSSDLTLHEAEKIVQVVADKLDPEANIIWGTQIDESLQNVVRTTVVVSGIKSNYGADDSSNFNDSESVDDSQSNGDELDDFIDGIF, translated from the coding sequence GTGAAATTTATAGATGATGCAATTAAAGAATCCGAAGAAAGAATGGAAGAGAAAACACCAGATAAACTCTCTTCAAACATCGATGATGATCTTATAGAGTTAATTAAAGAAGCAAAAACAAATATATTTGTTATCGGTGCTGGTGGAGCTGGAAATAATACTATTTCAAGATTAAACGAGATGGGTATTGAAGGAGCAACAACAATTGCAGTAAATACCGATGCTCAAGACTTATTTTACAGTCAGTCTAGTAAAAAAATTCTTTTAGGTAGGCAAACTTCTAAAGGACTAGGTGCTGGTGGGGAACCGTCAGTTGGTGAAGAATGTGCTGAAGAAAGCGAAGATGAAATTAGAGAAGAATTAGAAGGCGCAGACATGGTATTTGTTACCTGTGGTCTTGGTGGTGGAACAGGCACAGGTTCAGCACCAATCATCTCTAAACTAGCTAAAAAATTAGGAGCATTAACTGTAGCTGTGGCTACTATGCCATTTTCTGCTGAAGGAATCAAAAGAAGAGACAATGCTGAACAAGGTTTGGAAAAACTCCAAGAATCAGCCGATACTGTAATTATTATTCCAAACGATAAATTATTAGAAGTGGCTCCAAACTTGCCATTGAATAAAGCATTCATGGTGTCTGATGAAATATTGGGAAGAGCTGTTAAAGGAATCACTGAATTAATTACTAAAAAAGGTCTTGTAAGTTTAGACTTTGCCGATATTAAAAGTATCATGGGCGGTTCTGGAATGGCAATGATTGGTATGGGCGAATCAGAATCTGGAGACAGAGCTTTAGAATCCGTACATGAAGCATTAAGCAGCCCATTATTAGACATTGATATTTCAAATGCTACCGGTGCTTTAGTTAACATTACTGGTAGTTCTGATTTAACATTACATGAAGCTGAAAAAATCGTTCAAGTTGTTGCTGATAAATTAGATCCTGAAGCAAATATTATTTGGGGTACTCAAATTGATGAAAGCCTCCAAAATGTTGTTAGAACCACAGTGGTTGTTTCAGGCATTAAGTCAAATTATGGAGCTGATGATTCATCCAATTTCAATGATTCTGAAAGTGTTGATGATAGTCAATCTAATGGTGATGAATTAGACGATTTTATTGATGGAATTTTCTAA
- a CDS encoding nucleoside-diphosphate sugar epimerase/dehydratase, whose amino-acid sequence MNVDAIAKYRNYLLPIMDSISIIFGYYFMSVLITDSFLMHPTSAVTRNEILISIVLAIMVYQVVFRLSKRYTNIIRYENNQDYILYIVLSLVSSIIVSLIEELGLHMINPSIKLNLIIGLLIGIIMLSYRMIIRYLLLYDVANKGINYTVENPKKLLIVGGGYSANDIIKTLNSTLKGEYHIIGIVDDNKKRIGYSVAGVRIIGNRNDIVKICEAENVDEIFFSIVNIDNKNKKEILEICSKTNAKVKVLPSLIELITEENLYQSLRDVSIEDLLGREPIELDNHNIKNLINDKIVLVTGAGGSIGSELTRQIMLYNPKQLILLDNYENSLYDIELELKTLHPNNDIRAVVANIREQKRLDAIFDKYMPEIVFHAAAHKHVPLMENNPTEAIKNNVFGTYNLVNCSDKYKVKRFILISTDKAVNPTNIMGATKRLCEMIIQAKNRESDTEFVAVRFGNVLGSNGSVVPLFKKQLAHGGPLTVTHKEITRFFMTIPEAVALVLQAITYAQGGEIFVLDMGEPVKIYDLAKSLIELSGYRLGEDMEIEITGMRPGEKLYEELLMNEENLHETNHKKIFITESMDFTMDDVEKKLDMFREIIDNEHATKDHIKEVIKNCVPTYKEPEEVNGE is encoded by the coding sequence ATGAATGTAGATGCTATTGCCAAGTATAGAAATTATTTATTGCCTATTATGGATAGTATTTCAATTATTTTTGGATATTATTTCATGTCAGTGCTGATTACTGATTCATTTCTTATGCACCCTACAAGTGCAGTAACAAGAAATGAAATATTAATAAGTATTGTATTAGCCATAATGGTTTATCAAGTCGTATTTAGATTATCAAAAAGATACACCAACATCATCCGTTATGAAAACAATCAAGATTACATTTTATATATCGTACTTTCATTAGTATCATCAATTATAGTATCCTTAATTGAAGAATTAGGGTTGCACATGATTAATCCTTCAATAAAACTGAATTTAATTATTGGATTGCTCATTGGAATTATCATGCTATCTTATCGTATGATTATCAGATATTTACTACTTTATGATGTTGCAAATAAAGGAATTAATTATACTGTTGAAAATCCTAAAAAACTGCTAATTGTTGGAGGAGGATATTCGGCTAATGACATTATTAAAACCTTAAATTCGACCCTTAAAGGAGAATATCATATCATAGGTATTGTTGATGACAATAAAAAACGTATAGGTTATTCTGTTGCAGGAGTTAGAATCATTGGAAATAGAAACGATATTGTAAAGATTTGTGAAGCTGAAAATGTTGATGAAATCTTTTTTTCAATAGTAAACATCGATAATAAAAATAAAAAGGAAATTCTTGAGATATGCAGTAAAACAAATGCTAAAGTAAAGGTCTTGCCAAGTTTAATTGAATTAATCACTGAAGAAAACCTATATCAAAGCCTAAGAGATGTAAGTATTGAAGATTTACTTGGAAGAGAACCTATTGAACTTGACAATCACAATATTAAAAATTTGATCAATGACAAAATTGTTTTAGTAACTGGAGCTGGAGGATCTATCGGTTCTGAACTTACAAGACAAATAATGCTTTACAATCCAAAACAGCTCATTTTATTAGATAATTATGAAAATAGCCTATATGACATTGAGCTTGAATTAAAAACATTGCATCCAAATAATGATATACGTGCAGTTGTTGCAAACATTCGCGAACAAAAGAGATTAGATGCAATATTTGATAAATATATGCCTGAAATTGTTTTCCATGCAGCGGCACATAAACATGTCCCTCTAATGGAGAACAATCCAACTGAAGCAATTAAAAATAATGTATTTGGAACTTATAATCTTGTAAATTGCTCGGACAAATATAAAGTTAAACGCTTCATATTAATTTCAACCGACAAGGCAGTAAACCCGACAAATATTATGGGAGCTACTAAAAGATTATGTGAAATGATAATTCAAGCCAAAAATAGAGAAAGTGACACTGAATTTGTTGCGGTTCGCTTTGGTAATGTCTTAGGCAGCAACGGATCTGTTGTCCCATTATTCAAAAAACAACTAGCTCATGGAGGTCCATTAACAGTAACCCACAAAGAAATTACAAGATTTTTCATGACAATACCTGAAGCGGTTGCCCTAGTATTGCAGGCAATTACCTACGCCCAAGGAGGAGAAATATTTGTTCTGGACATGGGAGAACCTGTTAAAATTTATGATTTGGCAAAAAGCCTTATTGAATTATCAGGATACAGGCTCGGCGAAGATATGGAAATTGAAATTACTGGAATGAGGCCTGGAGAAAAGCTTTATGAAGAATTACTAATGAATGAAGAAAATTTACATGAAACAAATCACAAAAAAATATTTATCACAGAATCCATGGACTTTACAATGGACGATGTTGAAAAGAAATTAGATATGTTTAGAGAAATCATAGACAACGAACATGCCACTAAAGACCACATTAAAGAAGTAATTAAAAATTGTGTTCCAACATATAAAGAACCTGAAGAGGTTAATGGAGAGTGA
- a CDS encoding pyruvate kinase alpha/beta domain-containing protein: protein MERKFITYFEKQGNDYTDEVINGVNDKLESYNDIKRILIASASGKSALKLHEAIDNDVEIINVTHHMGFSGENESDISPEMIGKLEKHGIKTYFGIHAFSGAARGITNKYGGYSPLDIVADTLRMFSHGIKVAAEISLMAADAGLIPVGEKIIAIGGRGHGIDSAVILTPVNSKNLFDLKFHEIITMPKE, encoded by the coding sequence ATGGAAAGAAAATTTATCACATATTTTGAGAAACAAGGAAATGATTATACAGATGAAGTAATTAATGGGGTTAATGACAAATTAGAATCTTATAATGATATTAAAAGGATTTTAATTGCGTCTGCTAGTGGTAAATCCGCATTAAAATTGCATGAGGCTATTGATAATGATGTCGAAATAATCAATGTTACTCATCATATGGGTTTTAGCGGTGAAAATGAATCAGATATTTCACCGGAGATGATTGGAAAACTTGAAAAGCATGGAATAAAAACTTACTTTGGAATACATGCATTTAGTGGAGCTGCAAGAGGCATAACCAATAAATATGGAGGATATTCTCCATTGGATATTGTGGCGGATACTTTAAGAATGTTTTCACACGGTATTAAAGTAGCCGCTGAAATCTCTTTGATGGCTGCAGATGCTGGATTAATTCCTGTTGGCGAGAAAATTATTGCAATTGGTGGTAGAGGTCACGGCATTGATAGTGCAGTTATATTGACTCCAGTTAATTCAAAAAACTTATTCGATTTAAAATTCCATGAAATAATTACAATGCCAAAAGAATGA
- the alaS gene encoding alanine--tRNA ligase gives MVEIFDKLGYKKQTCETCGQEFYSQVERHTCGDAPCDEYEFIANPATDKAYNLYEIQQVFREFLEGEGHTHVPRYPVLAKRWRDDVFLVGASIFCFQPWVTSGLVKPPANPIEMAQPSIRLNDVDNVGRTGRHMTCFTMGTHTVINKEDDFIYWEDETIRLSHEFFKSIGINTEEITFIKSWWSGGGNEGPCYEVCCRGVELATLVFIQYETLEDGSKKEIPIKVVDTGYGLERIAWISQGTPTAYDACFAPVVDKLKELTGVEINEDIQGRNAQIAGMMDIEDIGDLKELRQQVADSLDLSLEEYLKAAEPMEAIYIIADHTRCLAFMISDGIIPSNVKEGYLARLVLRRTIRFMKDLNMSESLSDVMAIQLDFLSKFYPEIRESEEHIMNIISLEEERYAATVKKGKSIVKRAIKRLKKENKKEMPLEMLIDLYDAHGIPPETVVEMAGDDFTVNVPDNFFTQVAGAHEKDTTNKKDSFEVDYPETDLLFYKNFYQKEFEAEALGLVEKDGDKCLIFDKTVFYPEGGGQPSDVGEVSIDGNSFKMIHAEKVNNVVLHHIDGDLTEGIVDKKVTGKLDWTRRMTLARHHTGTHLVIAAARKVLGQHIWQAGSQNNLTRARIDLSHYKRITQDELNEIEKLANEYVMENIDLDIKFHSRDEAQELYGFMLYQGGIVPGKMIRVVKVPGVDVQACAGTHVPRTGVVGPIKINKTERVQDGVERIDFSAGLAAIDSMQHDGELLRQSSATFKVDNDQLPKICERFFSEWKAQKNEIDNLKSEIASLKMNSLADEYDEIKGLKVVHHLIDADFKELQKMATDFTDNDKADVVIMGNNNGKIVGAASQKAIDNGIKINEIIKTAVGILGGGGGGRLTLAQGAGKNTDKMDEAIQTAVDLI, from the coding sequence ATGGTAGAGATTTTTGACAAACTTGGTTATAAAAAACAAACTTGTGAAACTTGTGGTCAGGAGTTTTACTCCCAAGTGGAAAGACACACTTGTGGTGATGCTCCATGTGATGAGTATGAGTTTATTGCAAACCCTGCTACTGATAAAGCATATAACTTATATGAAATCCAACAGGTTTTTAGAGAATTTTTAGAAGGTGAAGGGCACACACATGTCCCTAGATATCCGGTTCTTGCTAAACGATGGAGAGATGATGTATTTTTAGTTGGGGCATCAATCTTTTGTTTCCAACCGTGGGTTACTTCCGGTCTTGTTAAACCTCCTGCTAATCCTATAGAAATGGCTCAGCCTTCAATCAGACTTAACGATGTTGACAATGTTGGAAGAACTGGTAGGCACATGACTTGTTTTACCATGGGAACACATACTGTAATTAACAAAGAAGATGATTTCATTTACTGGGAAGATGAAACCATCAGACTTTCTCATGAATTTTTCAAATCAATTGGAATTAATACTGAAGAGATTACTTTCATCAAATCCTGGTGGAGTGGTGGAGGTAATGAAGGGCCTTGCTATGAAGTATGTTGCAGGGGTGTGGAGCTTGCAACATTGGTTTTCATTCAATATGAAACCTTAGAGGACGGAAGCAAAAAGGAAATCCCAATTAAAGTTGTAGATACTGGTTATGGATTGGAACGTATCGCTTGGATTTCACAAGGCACTCCTACAGCTTATGATGCTTGTTTTGCACCAGTCGTAGATAAATTGAAAGAATTAACTGGTGTTGAAATTAATGAAGATATTCAAGGAAGAAATGCTCAAATTGCTGGAATGATGGATATTGAAGATATTGGAGATTTAAAGGAACTTAGACAACAGGTGGCTGATAGTTTGGATTTATCTCTAGAAGAATATTTAAAAGCAGCTGAGCCAATGGAAGCAATTTACATTATTGCTGATCACACTAGATGTTTGGCATTTATGATATCTGACGGTATCATCCCTTCAAATGTAAAAGAAGGATATTTGGCGCGTTTGGTTTTAAGAAGAACTATACGATTCATGAAGGATTTAAACATGAGTGAATCATTGTCTGATGTAATGGCTATTCAATTAGACTTCTTATCTAAATTTTATCCTGAAATTCGCGAATCTGAAGAACATATTATGAACATTATTTCTTTAGAAGAAGAAAGATATGCTGCTACTGTTAAAAAAGGAAAAAGTATTGTTAAAAGAGCTATTAAAAGGCTTAAAAAAGAGAATAAAAAGGAAATGCCTCTTGAAATGTTAATAGATTTATATGATGCTCATGGAATTCCGCCTGAAACTGTAGTTGAAATGGCTGGAGATGATTTTACTGTAAATGTACCAGATAATTTCTTCACTCAAGTAGCGGGGGCTCATGAAAAAGACACTACTAATAAAAAAGATTCATTTGAAGTGGACTATCCTGAAACTGATTTATTATTCTATAAAAATTTCTACCAAAAAGAATTTGAAGCAGAAGCTTTAGGATTGGTTGAAAAAGATGGTGACAAATGTTTAATCTTTGATAAAACAGTGTTCTATCCTGAAGGAGGAGGCCAACCTTCTGATGTTGGAGAGGTTTCAATTGATGGAAATTCATTTAAAATGATTCATGCTGAAAAAGTTAATAATGTCGTATTGCATCATATAGATGGCGACTTAACAGAGGGCATTGTTGATAAAAAAGTCACAGGCAAACTTGATTGGACAAGAAGAATGACTCTTGCACGTCACCACACTGGAACTCACTTAGTAATTGCGGCGGCTCGTAAAGTCTTAGGTCAACATATCTGGCAAGCTGGATCTCAAAACAATCTTACAAGAGCACGTATTGACTTGTCACATTACAAACGCATCACACAAGACGAACTTAATGAAATTGAAAAATTAGCCAATGAATATGTAATGGAAAACATTGATTTAGACATCAAATTCCATTCAAGAGATGAAGCACAAGAATTATATGGATTCATGCTTTACCAAGGAGGTATAGTTCCAGGTAAAATGATTCGTGTTGTTAAAGTTCCAGGTGTCGATGTTCAAGCTTGTGCAGGTACACATGTACCTAGAACTGGTGTAGTTGGACCAATTAAAATCAACAAAACCGAAAGAGTGCAGGATGGAGTTGAAAGAATTGATTTCTCAGCAGGCCTTGCAGCCATTGACTCAATGCAACATGATGGTGAACTTTTAAGACAAAGTTCAGCAACTTTCAAGGTTGACAATGACCAACTTCCAAAAATTTGTGAAAGATTTTTCAGCGAATGGAAAGCACAGAAAAACGAAATCGACAATTTGAAATCTGAAATTGCGTCACTTAAAATGAATTCCCTTGCTGATGAATATGATGAGATTAAGGGTTTAAAGGTCGTTCATCATTTGATCGACGCTGACTTTAAGGAACTTCAAAAAATGGCCACTGACTTTACGGATAATGATAAGGCAGATGTGGTTATTATGGGAAACAATAACGGTAAAATCGTCGGTGCAGCTTCTCAAAAAGCTATTGATAATGGAATCAAAATCAATGAAATTATTAAAACTGCAGTTGGCATTTTGGGAGGAGGCGGTGGAGGCCGTTTAACTC
- a CDS encoding coenzyme F420-0:L-glutamate ligase: protein MNIPELEDVKSVTNGDYILIPIETGYIKPNDTLDCIIKPAKELMQDGDYLVIAETPISVSQNRLVDESKYTPSITARFLATVWSRYLWGYVFGPLLKIKKRTIKNLRKLPKETEAHKEVVLQLYGLKHALKPASEAGIDLSNAPGTFVSLLPENPEKVAVELKNEIDKEVCVMIIDTDATYMKNGKYFTGLPIAIDGIDADNGFFGYVKGQLSKNMGPTPLGCSEKIDVETALKIANIAEDYQKSLSTEMKTIHSVKSVLGSEINAVTIEDLDSIIHTPAVIIRKI from the coding sequence ATGAATATTCCAGAACTTGAAGATGTAAAAAGCGTGACTAATGGAGATTATATATTAATACCTATTGAAACAGGATATATTAAACCTAATGATACATTAGATTGTATAATTAAACCTGCAAAAGAATTAATGCAGGATGGAGATTATTTGGTTATTGCTGAAACTCCTATTTCAGTTTCACAAAATCGTTTAGTTGACGAGTCAAAATACACTCCATCGATTACTGCAAGATTCTTGGCTACGGTTTGGAGCAGGTATTTATGGGGCTATGTTTTCGGCCCTCTTTTAAAGATTAAAAAAAGAACCATAAAAAACTTAAGAAAACTTCCAAAAGAAACTGAAGCTCACAAAGAAGTAGTTCTTCAATTATATGGTCTTAAACATGCACTGAAACCCGCTTCAGAGGCTGGAATTGATTTAAGTAATGCACCTGGAACTTTTGTTTCACTACTACCTGAAAATCCCGAAAAAGTTGCAGTAGAACTCAAAAATGAAATAGATAAAGAGGTTTGTGTGATGATTATCGATACAGATGCAACTTATATGAAAAACGGAAAATATTTCACAGGCCTTCCAATAGCTATTGATGGCATTGATGCAGATAATGGATTTTTCGGATATGTAAAAGGACAATTATCAAAGAACATGGGGCCAACTCCTTTAGGGTGCAGTGAAAAAATAGATGTTGAAACCGCATTGAAAATCGCAAATATTGCTGAAGATTACCAGAAATCTCTCTCAACAGAAATGAAAACAATACATAGTGTTAAATCTGTTTTAGGTTCTGAAATTAATGCAGTAACTATTGAAGACCTTGATTCGATTATTCACACACCAGCAGTAATTATTAGAAAGATTTAA
- a CDS encoding 50S ribosomal protein L1, with product MKPKNPMNLCSWGINMTQDIVNAVKEAKEQSKPRNFTESVDIIINIRDLDVNKPENRFNEEVTLPNGRGKDVNIGVIADGELIVQAKDAGLDVVINKVDLEELGKDRKEAKKLANSVDFFVAQADMMPLVGRFLGPVLGPRGKMPKPVPASIKLDPLLERLRSTVKVGVKQQASIQILVGSQDMADEDIAENVETVLTVLDRNLEKGRSQIKSMFIKTTMGPVVRVI from the coding sequence ATGAAACCAAAAAATCCAATGAACTTATGTTCATGGGGGATAAATATGACACAAGATATAGTTAACGCGGTGAAGGAGGCAAAAGAACAATCAAAGCCGAGAAACTTCACTGAGTCCGTAGATATTATTATTAATATCCGTGACTTGGATGTCAACAAACCAGAAAATAGGTTTAATGAGGAAGTTACTCTTCCTAATGGCCGTGGCAAAGATGTAAACATTGGAGTCATAGCTGATGGGGAACTCATTGTTCAAGCTAAAGATGCTGGTCTTGACGTCGTAATTAACAAAGTAGATTTAGAAGAGTTAGGAAAAGACAGAAAAGAAGCTAAAAAATTAGCAAACTCTGTAGATTTCTTTGTAGCTCAAGCTGATATGATGCCATTGGTTGGTAGATTTTTAGGTCCAGTTCTTGGTCCTCGTGGAAAAATGCCAAAACCAGTGCCTGCAAGTATCAAATTAGATCCTCTTTTAGAAAGATTACGTAGTACAGTCAAAGTTGGTGTAAAACAACAAGCAAGCATCCAAATTCTTGTCGGAAGCCAAGATATGGCTGACGAAGATATAGCTGAAAATGTGGAAACTGTTCTTACAGTCTTAGACCGCAATTTAGAAAAAGGAAGAAGTCAAATTAAGTCCATGTTTATAAAAACAACTATGGGACCAGTAGTGAGGGTGATCTAA
- a CDS encoding 50S ribosomal protein L10, producing the protein MAHVAEWKKEEVIELKGIIDQYDVIGIVDLMNIPAKQLQEMRKSLHGKAVIRMSKKNLIDLAFEDCNADKTNIVDLSEHMDGQVAIIATEMNPFKLYKILEDSKTSAPAKPGAIAENDIIVPEGDTGFEPGPFLGELQQVGIPAKIDKGKICVQKETVVVEAGDEVSKQVAATLSRMDINPMEVGIDLKAVYEEGSVYTSDVLAIDEEQTLADVQNAFRNAFNLSVNAAIPTDETISTIITLAYTRAINIGVEAAIMTSETSEPIIGLAQAKMLALASEIADVPGAIDDKLVEKLSNVAVAAAPAVEEIVEEEEEEEESSEEEVAAGLGALFG; encoded by the coding sequence ATGGCTCATGTTGCGGAATGGAAAAAGGAAGAAGTTATTGAGCTAAAAGGCATCATTGACCAATACGATGTAATTGGTATTGTCGATTTAATGAACATTCCTGCAAAACAGCTCCAGGAAATGAGAAAATCTCTCCACGGTAAAGCTGTTATCAGAATGTCTAAGAAAAACCTTATAGATTTAGCTTTTGAAGATTGTAATGCTGATAAAACCAACATTGTAGATTTATCTGAGCATATGGATGGTCAAGTTGCAATTATCGCAACTGAAATGAATCCTTTCAAATTATACAAAATATTAGAAGACAGCAAAACTTCTGCTCCTGCAAAACCAGGTGCCATTGCTGAAAATGATATTATTGTTCCTGAAGGGGACACTGGATTTGAACCAGGTCCATTTTTAGGTGAATTACAACAAGTCGGAATTCCTGCAAAAATTGATAAAGGTAAAATTTGCGTTCAAAAAGAAACTGTTGTTGTAGAAGCTGGTGATGAAGTCTCTAAACAAGTTGCAGCAACTTTATCAAGAATGGATATTAATCCAATGGAAGTAGGAATTGATTTAAAAGCAGTATATGAAGAAGGATCAGTATATACTTCTGATGTACTTGCAATCGATGAAGAACAAACATTAGCTGACGTACAAAATGCATTTAGAAATGCATTTAACTTATCTGTAAACGCAGCAATCCCTACTGATGAAACTATTTCCACTATCATTACTCTTGCATACACTAGAGCAATTAATATCGGTGTAGAAGCAGCTATTATGACTTCTGAAACTTCAGAACCAATTATTGGATTAGCACAGGCTAAAATGTTAGCTTTAGCATCTGAAATCGCTGATGTTCCTGGTGCTATCGATGACAAATTAGTCGAGAAACTTTCCAATGTTGCTGTAGCAGCTGCTCCAGCAGTCGAAGAAATTGTTGAAGAAGAAGAGGAAGAAGAAGAAAGTAGTGAAGAAGAAGTAGCAGCTGGGTTAGGAGCGCTCTTCGGTTAA
- a CDS encoding transcription elongation factor Spt5 translates to MEDTNSSIYALKTSAGQERNVARLLARKARTIDGIGISSILVPESLKGYILVESSTKIDLRNPDLKVQHLRGVVEGSVDITFDEVKRFLKPEPIISSISKGSIVELISGPFKGERAKVVRIDESREEVVLELIEAAVPIPVTVKADQIRIIQKEAD, encoded by the coding sequence ATGGAAGATACTAACAGTTCCATATATGCTCTTAAGACCTCTGCTGGTCAAGAAAGAAATGTTGCAAGACTCCTAGCTCGTAAAGCTAGAACTATTGACGGTATTGGCATTTCATCAATTCTTGTTCCAGAATCTTTAAAAGGATATATTTTAGTTGAATCTTCAACAAAAATCGATCTTAGAAATCCTGATTTAAAAGTGCAACATTTAAGAGGTGTTGTAGAAGGTAGTGTTGACATTACCTTTGATGAGGTGAAAAGATTCTTAAAACCAGAACCTATTATTTCCTCAATTTCAAAAGGAAGTATTGTTGAGCTTATTTCTGGTCCATTTAAAGGTGAAAGGGCAAAGGTGGTTCGTATTGATGAATCACGTGAAGAAGTCGTTCTTGAGTTAATAGAAGCTGCAGTACCAATACCTGTTACTGTTAAAGCTGATCAAATTAGAATAATTCAAAAGGAGGCTGACTGA
- a CDS encoding protein translocase SEC61 complex subunit gamma, translating into MSIKEDFDKFIKDAKRVLKVSRKPDASEYKDLAKISAIGVVVIGGIGYIIVCLGSLINL; encoded by the coding sequence ATGTCTATTAAAGAAGATTTTGATAAGTTTATTAAAGATGCAAAAAGAGTATTAAAGGTATCTAGAAAGCCTGATGCAAGCGAATATAAAGATTTAGCTAAAATTTCAGCTATTGGTGTAGTTGTTATTGGAGGTATTGGTTATATCATCGTTTGTTTAGGTTCTTTAATTAATTTATAG